The Sandaracinus amylolyticus genomic interval CTACGCGCGCTCGATCGGGTTCGAGGAGATCGAGCTGCAGACCAACGCGGTGCTCCTCGACAAGCCGGGCGCCGCGCGCGCGCTCGCCGATGCGGGCCTCACCAGCGCGCAGGTGTCGCTGCACGGGCCCGACTCCGCGATCAGCGATCGCCTCACCGCCGCGCCCGGCACCCACGCGCGCACGCTGCGCGGCGTCGACGCGCTGCTCGAGGCCGGCGTGCGCGTGCTGCTCAACCACCTGATCTTCGTCGACAACGCGCCGCTGCTGCTCGACTTCGTCGACCTCGTCGTGACGCGATGGAGCGCGCGTCGCGATCGCCTCGTCGTGCAGTTCCACTCGCCGCGCAACGAGTTCGCGACGCGCGAGGAAGGCCTGCGCCACGTGCCGCGCTACTCCGACTACGCGACGCGCTTGCGCGCGGCGATCGATCGCGCGCGCGCCGCGGGCCTGAACGTACGCGATCTGCAGGATCCGACGGGCATTCCGTCGCTCTGCGTGCTCGGCGCGGACGCGAGCTACCTCGGGACCATCACCGCGCAGCGCACGCTCCCGCGTTATCACGCGTGGGAGTCGGACTGGCTCACGCGCGTCGCCGCGTGCGAGCCTTGCGCGATGCGCGACGCGTGCATGGGTGTGCCGAAGCACTACCTCGCGCTCCACGGTGACGCGGAGTTCCGGCCTTTCACGGAGGGCACGTAGTGCATCGCCTGGCCGTGATGCCGCGCTGCGCGACGCCGTGCGCTGCGTGTGATGCGTGCGCGCCGACGGGTCGCCCCGCGACGCTCGTCGAGGCGCGACGGCTGCTCGACCACGACGAGGTCCTCCTCGGCGGCGGCGACGCGACGGCGTGGCCCGCGCTCGATGCCTTCCTCGCCGAGGCGCGCGGACACCGCGTGTGGCTCGAGGCGCCCGCCGCGTCGCTGACCCACGAGCGACTCCGCGCGCTGCGCGACGCGGGCGTGCACGGCGTGCTCGTGCAGATCGAGGGCGTGGGCGAGAAGCTCCTGCGCGCGATGCGCGCCGGCGACGGAGAGCGCGTCATCGCCGACGCCGAAGCGCTCGGCCTCGAGACGCAGGCGCGCGTCATCGCGCGCCCGGCGACGTTCCCGATGGTCGCGCCGCTCGCGATGCGCCTCGCGCCGCGCGTGGTGTGGCTCGAGCTCGTGCGACGCGACTGGGGCAAGCCCGAGATCGAAGCATCGCCGTCGTCGATCGCGCGGCTCTTGCTCGCGTGCCCGAACGTGAGCTTCTCGGGCCATCGTGCGCTCGACCGCGGCTATCTCCCGCCGTGCACGCTGCCGAGCGTGTGGGCCGCGCGACCGACCGCGTTCCGCACCACGCTGAAGGACGGAGCGCGCGACACTCCGAACACCACGCTCCCCGCGTGCGGCGAGTGCGCGCTGCGCAGCTCGTGTCGCTTCGCCGATCGCGGCGCGCTGTCCGATGACGACGCGGGCGCGGCCGAGGCGATCCGCGACGCGGTGCTGCCCTGGACGCGCATGCGCACGACGCAGCAGCAGGTCCCCGCGGCGATCACGAGCAAGCGCCGCGGCCCCGACGTGATCTGCACCACGCCGTGGACGACGATGGAGGTCGTCGATCCCAACGGGCTCGTCCGGCAGTGCTGCTCGACGTGGACGATCGGCGATCGCGGCAACGTCCACCACGCGTCGCTCGGCGCGATCTGGAACGGCCCGGGGTACCAGCTCGCGCGGCGGCAGATGATCGGCAGCGATCACGGCGCGCTCTGCCATCCGATCTGCTCGCGCCTGCACGATCGCAAGTACGACGAGCAGGCGTTCCGCATCCAGACCGGCAGCGAGGCGTTCGTCGCGAACCAGCTGCAGATCGCCGACGACATCGCGGAGCGCCGCGAGGTCGTGCGCAGCAAGCCGCTGCGCCTCGCGATCTGCCCGAGCACGTACTGCAACTACGACTGCATCATGTGCGACCTCGGTCGCACGCCACGGCGCGAGCTCCCGGAGTCGATCTGGGAAGAGCTGCCCGAGCTCCTGCCGACGCTGCAGACGCTGACGATGCTCGGCGGCGAGCCGCTCGCGAATCCGTCGACCATGCGTTTTCTGCGCGAATTCGACGTCGCGAAGTATCCCGACTGCGCGATCGACTTCGTCACCAACGGCTCGCTCCTCACCGAGCCCGTGCTCGCGCGCATGCAGCGCTGCACGCTCGGCGACGTGACGATCAGCCTCAACGCCGGCACGCCCGACGTGTACGAGCGCGTGCAGCGCGGCGTCGAGATGTCACGCGTGCTCGAGAACCTCGACGCGCTGATCCGATTCAGGGGTCGACACCACCGGTGGTTCGGCATCACGGTGAGCTTCGTGGTCCAGCCCGCGTCCGCCCACACGCTCGTGCAGTTCGGGGAGATCGCGCACGCGCGCAACCTCCGCATCCGGCTGATGGCGCTGAACCCCGAGAACCACGAGGGCCTCGACTTCTATCCCGACGGCGACGCGGTCGCGAAGGTGCTGCGCGAGGTGGACGTGTTCGAGCAGTGGGCCCGCCGGGTGCGCCCCGAGTGGCTCTCCGAGATCCGCGCGACGCGCGCCGCGGTCGCGGCCGAGGCAGCGTCGCGCGTCCGCACGAGCGTGCCCAGCGGCGCACGTCGTCTGCCCGTGGTGGCGTGAGCGATGGATCGTCCTCGCGAGCGACCGACTGCGCGCCCCGGTGAGGCGCCCGACGAGCACGAGTCGGGCGCCGAGGTCGTGCTCGTCGCGAAGATCGTGCGCGAGGCGCTCGACGCGTACGCGACGACCGAGACCGCCGACGGGATCCTCAAGCGTGCGCTCGCCGCGGCGGGGCGCGACGGCATTCCGCGCGAGCCTCGCGAGCTCGATCGCTTCGTGCACGATCACCTTCTCGTCGAGGCGCGCGATCGGCTCGGCGAGGACGCGGGCGACGCGATCGCGGTGCGCCTCGTTCCGCTGATCGCGGCGCTCGAGCGCATGGAGCAGCGCAGCGTCGAGACCTTGCCCGCGCCCGCGCCGGGCGCCGAGGTCGCCGCACCATCGCGCTTCGCGACGGTCGTCCTCGCGGGCTCTCCGCAGGACGCGCGGCGCCTCTCGTTGCGCGTGCAGATGGCGGTGCACCGCGTCGTCGACGCGCGCGCGCTCGTGCAGACGGTCGAGGCGTGCGGCGGCGCGCCGGTGATGATCGTGCTCGACTGCCGCGCGCCGAACCTCGTGCTGCGGACGACGCTACGCGCGGCCGAGCCGGCGTTGCTCGACGGCTCGGTGGTCGCGCTGTGGGGCGCGACGCAAGCGGACGAGCGCGAGTGGCGCTCGACGTTCCCCGGTGCGCTCGTGCTGCGGACCGACGTCGCCTCCGACGTGGAGGACATCGCGGTGCTGATCCGTCTCGGGCCCGAGTAGTCGACGCCGCGGCGCGTGCTGATGCACGATGCGCCGGGGCACCACGACGTATCGGCGCTCGGGGAGGAGAGCACGATGGACGTCGCCGCACATGCTCGGAGCGCGTTGGCGATCGCGCTGGCGAACGCGCTCGTCCTCGCGTCGTGCGGCGGGCCGAGCGTGCCTTCGGAGCTGCCGAGCACGTCCCCGCTCTCGCCGCGCGCCGAGGCGGCGCCGCTCCCGATCATCGGCGCGTCGCTCGAGGAACGACCGCTCGCGGTCGAGGCACCGAGCGCCGATCCTCACGCGGGGCATCGCGATCACGGCGCTCCATTCGCCACCGACGCGGGCACGCCGGAGGAGCACGGTCATGGCCAACATCACTGATCGCGCGCTCGCGCTCCTCCTCGCGCTGAGCGGCGGCTGCGCGAGCCACGCGATCCGCGAGGACGTCGACGCGACGCGCGAGATCGTCCGCGCCCGCGCCGATCTCGAGCTCGTCGATCGCGATCCCGAGCGCTGGCAGGACGACGAGCCCGCGGTGCGCGAGCTGCTCGCCCAGCCGCTGACGATGGAGAGCGCGGTCCGCATCGCGCTGCTCAACAACCGCGATCTGCGCGCCGAGCTCTACGAGCTCGGCATCGCGCGCGCGCAGCTCGTCGGCGCGGGGCTGCTCCCGAACCCGATCCTCGAGGCCGAGGCGCGGATCCCCGAAGATCAGGCCGAGCCCGTGCAGTACGACATCGGTCTCGCGATCGACCTGACCGCGCTGGTGCTCGCACCGCTCCGTGCCCACGCCGCGAGCGCGAGGGTCGAGGCCGCGCGCTTCCGCACCGCGGGCGCGGTGCTCGATCTCGCGTACCGCGTGCGCCTCGCGTTCGTGCGCTACCAGGCCAGCGCGCAGACGCTCGAGCTCGCGCAGACCGCGCTCGAGAGCTTCGCCGCGAGCCTCGAGGCCGCGCGCGCCCTGTATGCGGCGGGCAACGTGCGCGAGCTCGACGTCGCGATGGAAGAGGCCGCGTACGAGCAGGCGCGCATCGAGGTCGCGCGCGCCGAGCTCGAGATGCTCGACGATCGCGAGCGGATGAACGCGCTGCTCGGTCTGTACGGCCACGACGTCACGTGGGAGCCCGCCGGGCGTCTCCCCGATCCACCGCGCGACGTGCTCGACGTCGACGAGGCGCTCGAGCGCCGTGCGATCGAGTCGAGCCTCGAGCTCGCGTGGACGCGCGCCGAGCTCGAGGCAGTCGGGCGCGAGCTCGGCCTCGCGCGCACCGTCGGCCTGGTGCCCGACGTCGAGATCGGCGTGCACGCGGAGTTCGACGAGGAGCGCTGGGAGGTCGGGCCCGAGGTCGCGATCGGTCTCCCGATCTTCTCGCAGGGGCAGGGCGCCGTGCTCGCGCGCGAGGCGGAGCTCGAGTCGATGCGCGAACGCTACGTCGGCATCGCGATCGCGGTGCGTGCCTCGGCGCGCGCCGCGCGCAACCGCGCGCTCACCGCGGAGCTGCTCGCGCGCCGCACCCGCGAGTCGCTGCTCCCGGCGCGTACGCGCGTCTTCGAGCAGACGCTGCTGCTCTACAACGCGATGCAGCTCGACGTCTTTCGTCTGCTCGAGGCACGTCGCGATCAGATCGACGCCGCGCGGCAGTACATCGACGCGCTGCGCGAGTACTGGCAGGCGCGCGCGACGCTCGATCAGGTCCTCGCGGGTCGTCTCGCCGGGACGATCGGCGGGGACGGCGATCTCGAGAGCGCGCCCTCGTCGCGATCGCGCGCGACGCGGACCGCGGAGAGCCCGCACTGAGCCGGAGGCCGCGCACATGGTGAATCGACGAGATTTCCTGGTCTCCGGCGCCCTCGCGAGCGCCGCGATCGTCGCGTCACGCGCACGCGCGCAGGAGGGCGATCACGCCGGTCACGGCGCGCACGCAGGCGCTCGCGGCGTCGCGCCCGAGGGCACGCGCGTCGAGCAGAGCGATCGATCGTGGGTGCCCGCGCGACGCACCGATCGACGCCCGGCGTTCCCCGGCGGACAGGTCCCGGTGCACGTGCCGAACGGCGCGAAGCTGCGCTGGCGCGTGCAACGCGGCGTGAAGGTCGGCCACGTGGTGGTCGCGCCCTTCGAGCACGAATTCGCGCCCGGCCTGCGCGCGACGTGCTGGGGCTACAACGGCCGCACGCCGGGCCCGCTGGTCGAGGCGGTCGAGGGCGATCGCGTTCGCATCTACGTCACGAACCGACTGCCCGAGCCGACCACGATCCACTGGCACGGCTTCATCCTGCCGAACGGCATGGACGGCGTGTCGGGCCTCAACCA includes:
- a CDS encoding TolC family protein: MANITDRALALLLALSGGCASHAIREDVDATREIVRARADLELVDRDPERWQDDEPAVRELLAQPLTMESAVRIALLNNRDLRAELYELGIARAQLVGAGLLPNPILEAEARIPEDQAEPVQYDIGLAIDLTALVLAPLRAHAASARVEAARFRTAGAVLDLAYRVRLAFVRYQASAQTLELAQTALESFAASLEAARALYAAGNVRELDVAMEEAAYEQARIEVARAELEMLDDRERMNALLGLYGHDVTWEPAGRLPDPPRDVLDVDEALERRAIESSLELAWTRAELEAVGRELGLARTVGLVPDVEIGVHAEFDEERWEVGPEVAIGLPIFSQGQGAVLAREAELESMRERYVGIAIAVRASARAARNRALTAELLARRTRESLLPARTRVFEQTLLLYNAMQLDVFRLLEARRDQIDAARQYIDALREYWQARATLDQVLAGRLAGTIGGDGDLESAPSSRSRATRTAESPH
- a CDS encoding radical SAM protein, which produces MHRLAVMPRCATPCAACDACAPTGRPATLVEARRLLDHDEVLLGGGDATAWPALDAFLAEARGHRVWLEAPAASLTHERLRALRDAGVHGVLVQIEGVGEKLLRAMRAGDGERVIADAEALGLETQARVIARPATFPMVAPLAMRLAPRVVWLELVRRDWGKPEIEASPSSIARLLLACPNVSFSGHRALDRGYLPPCTLPSVWAARPTAFRTTLKDGARDTPNTTLPACGECALRSSCRFADRGALSDDDAGAAEAIRDAVLPWTRMRTTQQQVPAAITSKRRGPDVICTTPWTTMEVVDPNGLVRQCCSTWTIGDRGNVHHASLGAIWNGPGYQLARRQMIGSDHGALCHPICSRLHDRKYDEQAFRIQTGSEAFVANQLQIADDIAERREVVRSKPLRLAICPSTYCNYDCIMCDLGRTPRRELPESIWEELPELLPTLQTLTMLGGEPLANPSTMRFLREFDVAKYPDCAIDFVTNGSLLTEPVLARMQRCTLGDVTISLNAGTPDVYERVQRGVEMSRVLENLDALIRFRGRHHRWFGITVSFVVQPASAHTLVQFGEIAHARNLRIRLMALNPENHEGLDFYPDGDAVAKVLREVDVFEQWARRVRPEWLSEIRATRAAVAAEAASRVRTSVPSGARRLPVVA